A single Vigna radiata var. radiata cultivar VC1973A chromosome 8, Vradiata_ver6, whole genome shotgun sequence DNA region contains:
- the LOC106770490 gene encoding uncharacterized protein LOC106770490, whose translation MDRKRPRKLDLNAPLLSTRRLGCSVVGDSSCSSYSVCAIQNTSERVPFSWEKAPGKPKVTERNCNTQDGGTPRLRLPPSHWLLSREASETDVDDANDAFHAQGDGSCVGNDNRDDIFSDAMDVFSLSEALDYVQKKSENVHSEKNEGLRLKLAECNGYQSPTYMINRFLPDATALAASSALHFSRNFEDKDCDTCGSYSECYMRHSYASSPKGCGLEFLFPWRLKHKLCAIERPVLPCSTNLHKHQRSSKQKKPGSSTYIPCTNVKEDI comes from the coding sequence ATGGATAGAAAACGTCCAAGAAAGTTAGACTTAAACGCACCCCTTTTGTCTACAAGGCGTCTTGGTTGTTCAGTTGTTGGAGATTCATCTTGCTCATCATATTCAGTATGTGCAATCCAAAATACAAGTGAAAGAGTTCCATTTTCATGGGAGAAAGCACCAGGTAAGCCAAAAGTCACTGAGAGGAATTGCAACACTCAAGATGGTGGCACGCCACGCCTAAGACTACCCCCTAGCCATTGGCTTCTTTCAAGAGAAGCTTCTGAAACTGATGTTGATGATGCTAACGATGCATTTCATGCTCAAGGAGATGGTAGCTGTGTAGGAAATGACAACAGGGATGATATTTTCTCAGATGCTATGGATGTTTTCTCTCTATCAGAGGCATTAGATTATGTGCAAAAGAAATCAGAGAACGTCCATAGTGAAAAGAATGAAGGGTTGAGGTTAAAGCTTGCAGAGTGTAATGGATACCAATCTCCAACCTACATGATAAATCGCTTTCTTCCTGATGCAACTGCTTTGGCTGCATCATCTGCTTTACATTTTTCTAGGAACTTTGAAGACAAAGATTGTGATACTTGTGGAAGTTATTCAGAGTGTTATATGAGACATTCATATGCTTCTTCTCCAAAGGGTTGTGGGTTGGAATTTCTATTCCCATGGCGTTTGAAGCATAAGCTTTGTGCTATTGAGAGACCTGTGTTGCCATGCTCCACTAATTTGCACAAACATCAACGTAGCTCAAAACAGAAGAAGCCTGGTTCATCAACTTATATTCCTTGTACAAACGTGAAAGAAGATATTTGA
- the LOC106770491 gene encoding putative disease resistance protein At3g14460, with translation MALAVVGGALLSAFLDLLFDRLASPELVGLIRGKKPDKLLQKPPHLKRCFVYCSLYPKDYEFHKNEVILLWMAEDLLKAQRKEKTLEEVGEEYFDDLVSRSFFQCSSRQPWSNFFIMHDLMHDLATFLGGEFYFRANELGKETKFDRKTRHLSFARFSDPVSDINAFETAKFPRTFLQINNEDCPFNNEKAPRIIVSMLKYLRVLKFGLYQSELVLPDSIGELIHLRYLNLNGTSIEMLPESLCNLYNLQTLKLGSCSNLTKLPRNFQNLVNLRHLQIVGTYIKEMPKRMGKLNQLHNLDCYVVGKHKENSIKELGGLPNLHGSFSIKKLENVTKGEEAIEARIMDKKHIRHLSLIWSEGNDDIIDFQIELDVLAKLQPHQDLKLLGISGYKGTRFPEWVGNFSYQNITSLYLNSCNNCCVLPSLGQLPSLSDLDISYMNSVKTIDAGFYKKDDCSSVTPFPSLKYLRIYDMPCWEMWNAFDSEAFPVLKDLDIRNCPNLRGDLPKHLPALQTLYIGNCELLVSSVPMAPTLQELNILNSNKVTFHEFPLLVKDLRIEGRPVVELMMEAISKIQPTCLQSLSLEDCSTAISFPGDRLPASLKSLHISGLKKLKFPVQHKHELLKSLRIINSCDSLKSLPLINFPNLINLTIEDCEYMESLLVLGSESLKSLNYFAIRRCPNFASFPGEGLCMPNLTHLSVYDCDKLKSLPDQMETVFPRMEYLEISNCQQIESFPGGGMPPNLRTVSIKNCVKLLSNQAWECMDMVTSLEVWGPCDGIKSFPEESLLPPSLVSLHLSDFSSLETLDCKSLLHLTSLQQLNIQRCPKLENIAGEKLPLSIIKLMIYKCPLLELRCHKKDRQIWPKISHVRGIKIDHGWI, from the exons ATGGCATTAGCCGTGGTAGGTGGTGCTCTTCTCTCTGCTTTCCTTGACCTTCTTTTTGACAGGCTAGCTTCCCCTGAGCTTGTCGGCCTGATCCGTGGAAAGAAGCCTGACAAGTTGCTTCAAAAG CCTCCACATTTAAAACGGTGTTTTGTATATTGCTCACTGTACCCCAAGGATTACGAATTTCATAAGAATGAAGTGATCCTGCTGTGGATGGCCGAAGATCTTTTAAAAgcacaaagaaaagaaaagacttTAGAAGAAGTTGGTGAGGAgtattttgatgatttggtttCAAGATCGTTTTTTCAATGTTCAAGTCGTCAGCCttggagtaatttttttataatgcatGACCTCATGCATGATCTAGCAACATTCCTTGGCGGGGAATTTTATTTCAGAGCAAATGAACTTGGAAAAGAAACCAAATTTGATAGAAAGACCCGTCATTTGTCTTTTGCAAGATTCAGTGATCCAGTCTCTGATATTAATGCTTTTGAGACAGCCAAATTTCCAAGAACTTTCTTGCAGATCAATAATGAAGATTGTCCATTCAACAACGAAAAGGCACCACGTATTATAGTGTCGATGCTTAAGTACTTGAgagttttaaaatttggtttgtACCAAAGTGAGCTTGTTCTGCCTGATTCAATCGGTGAATTGATCCATTTGCGTTACTTAAATCTCAATGGTACATCTATAGAAATGCTGCCAGAGTCATTGTGTAATCTGTACAATCTACAAACTTTGAAGTTGGGTTCTTGCTCTAATCTGACTAAGTTACCTAGAAACTTTCAAAATCTTGTAAACTTGCGTCATCTTCAAATTGTTGGTACTTACATAAAAGAAATGCCTAAAAGAATGGGGAAACTAAATCAATTACACAACTTGGATTGTTATGTTGTGGGCAAGCATAAAGAAAATAGCATCAAAGAACTGGGAGGACTTCCAAATCTCCATGGTTCGTTTTCTATTAAGAAATTAGAGAATGTTACCAAAGGTGAAGAAGCAATAGAGGCCAGGATAATGGATAAGAAGCACATTAGACATTTATCTTTGATATGGTCTGAAGGTAACGATGATATCATCGACTTCCAAATTGAATTAGATGTACTCGCCAAGTTACAACCTCACCAAGATCTGAAATTGCTGGGTATAAGTGGTTATAAGGGAACAAGATTTCCAGAATGGGTGGGAAATTTTTCTTATCAAAATATAACTAGTCTGTATTTAAATAGTTGTAACAACTGTTGCGTGCTTCCTTCACTTGGGCAACTACCGTCTCTCAGTGACCTTGATATTTCATACATGAATTCGGTGAAAACTATTGATGCAGGCTTTTATAAGAAGGATGATTGTTCATCTGTGACGCCCTTTCCATCCCTTAAATATTTACGCATTTATGATATGCCTTGTTGGGAGATGTGGAATGCTTTTGATTCAGAAGCTTTTCCTGTGCTTAAGGATCTTGATATTAGAAACTGCCCCAACCTAAGGGGAGATTTGCCAAAACATCTACCTGCTCTGCAAACTCTTTACATTGGAAATTGTGAGCTTCTTGTTTCTTCTGTCCCAATGGCTCCCACCCTTCAGGAGTTAAATATTCTCAACAGCAATAAAGTAACGTTTCATGAGTTTCCTCTTTTGGTAAAAGATTTAAGGATAGAAGGAAGGCCAGTGGTAGAGTTAATGATGGAGGCCATCAGTAAAATCCAACCTACCTGCCTCCAATCTTTAAGTTTGGAGGATTGTTCCACAGCCATATCGTTTCCAGGTGATCGTCTTCCTGCATCGCTGAAAAGTCTGCATATCAGTGGTTTAAAGAAGCTGAAATTTCCGGTGCAACACAAACACGAATTACTGAAGTCACTAAGAATAATTAATAGTTGTGATTCCCTGAAGTCTCTCCCACTGATTAACTTTCCAAATCTCATAAATCTTACAATCGAAGACTGTGAATATATGGAATCGCTTTTGGTCTTAGGGTCAGAGTCGTTGAAGAGTCTGAATTATTTTGCGATTCGACGCTGCCCCAACTTTGCATCATTCCCGGGAGAAGGATTGTGTATGCCCAATTTGACTCATCTCAGTGTTTATGATTGTGACAAGTTGAAGTCGTTGCCCGATCAGATGGAAACTGTTTTCCCAAGGATGGAATATCTTGAAATATCAAACTGTCAACAAATTGAGTCATTCCCTGGAGGAGGTATGCCACCTAACTTGAGAACAGTTTctataaaaaattgtgtgaaaCTACTGAGCAACCAAGCATGGGAATGCATGGACATGGTTACCTCTCTCGAAGTGTGGGGTCCATGTGATGGCATCAAATCCTTCCCAGAGGAGAGTTTGCTGCCTCCCTCCCTTGTGTCTCTGCATCTAAGCGATTTTTCTAGTCTGGAAACGTTGGATTGCAAGAGCCTTCTCCATCTCACATCACTCCAACAATTAAACATTCAAAGGTGTCCAAAGCTGGAGAATATTGCGGGAGAAAAGCTTCCTCtctctataataaaattaatgatatataaatgTCCCTTGCTGGAACTACGATGCCACAAAAAGGACCGTCAAATTTGGCCTAAAATCTCCCATGTCCGTGGGATAAAGATTGACCATGGATGGATTTAA
- the LOC111242286 gene encoding putative disease resistance protein At3g14460 encodes MEAITNIQPTSLQSLSLWNCSTAISFPGDRLPASLKSLYIRGLKKLKFPVQHKHELLESLTMINSCDSLKSLPLINFPNLIDLKIEDCENMESLLVLGSESLKSLNYFEIGRCPNFASFPGEGLCMPNLTRFIIYDCDKLKTLPDQMETVFPKMEYLHISNCQQIESFPGGGMPPNLRTFYIKNCVKLLSNQAWECMDMVTSLEVWGPCEGIKSFPKESLLPPSLVSLHLYALSSLETLDCKGLLHLTSLQQLDIVKCQKLENIAGEKLPLSLKELNMCECPLLKQRCHKKDRQMWPKICHVRRIKIDYRWI; translated from the coding sequence ATGGAGGCCATCACTAACATCCAACCTACCTCCCTGCAATCATTAAGTTTGTGGAATTGTTCCACAGCCATATCGTTTCCAGGTGATCGTCTTCCTGCATCGCTGAAAAGTCTGTATATCCGTGGTTTAAAGAAGCTGAAATTTCCGGTGCAACACAAACACGAATTACTGGAGTCACTAACAATGATTAATAGTTGTGATTCCCTGAAGTCTCTCCCACTGATTAACTTTCCAAATCTCATAGATCTTAAAATCGAAGACTGTGAAAATATGGAGTCACTTTTGGTCTTAGGGTCAGAGTCGTTGAAGAGTCTGAATTATTTTGAGATAGGTCGTTGCCCCAACTTTGCATCATTCCCGGGAGAAGGATTGTGTATGCCCAATTTGACTCGTTTCATTATTTATGATTGTGACAAGTTGAAGACATTGCCCGATCAGATGGAAACTGTTTTCCCAAAGATGGAATATCTTCACATATCCAACTGTCAACAAATTGAGTCATTCCCTGGAGGAGGTATGCCACCTAACTTGagaacattttatataaaaaattgtgtgaaaCTACTGAGCAACCAAGCATGGGAATGCATGGACATGGTTACCTCTCTCGAAGTGTGGGGTCCATGTGAGGGCATCAAATCCTTCCCAAAGGAAAGTTTGCTGCCTCCCTCCCTTGTGTCTCTGCATCTATATGCTTTGTCTAGTCTGGAAACGTTGGATTGCAAGGGGCTTCTCCATCTCACATCACTCCAACAATTAGACATTGTAAAGTGTCAAAAGCTGGAGAATATTGCGGGAGAAAAGCTGCCTCTCTCTCTAAAAGAATTAAACATGTGTGAATGTCCCTTGCTGAAACAACGATGCCACAAAAAGGACCGTCAAATGTGGCCTAAAATCTGCCATGTCCGTCGCATAAAGATTGACTATAGATGGATTTAA
- the LOC106770492 gene encoding putative disease resistance protein At3g14460 — protein sequence MAMYKDSYCTKFIAWTKAYIRHIILSFARFSDPCSDIDVFETAKFPRTFLPINYRDCPFNNEKAPRIIVSMLKYLRVLNFSNFQGELVLPDSIGELIHLRYLNLNGTSIAMLPESLCNLYNLQTLKLGFCYNLIELPRNIQNLVNLRHLQIFSPFIKEMPKRMGKLNQLHDLDCYVVGKDKENSIKELGGLPNLHGSFSIMKLENVTKGEEALEARIMDKKHITCLYLMWSPNDDIIDFQIELDVLSKLQPHQDLKSLKISGYRGTRFPEWVGNFSYQNITSLNLERCNNCCMLPSLGQLPSLSNLVISNMNLVKAIDAGFYKKDGCSSVTPFPSLEYLSFYNMPCWEVWNAFDSEAFPVLEDLHITNCPNLRGYLPKYLRALKTLCIENCELLVSSVPMAPTLRKLNIGKSNKVAFHEFPHLVKDLRIEGRPVVEFMMEAITNIQPTSLQSLSLWNCSTAISFPGDRLPASLKSLYIRGLKKLKFPVQHKHELLESLTMINSCDSLKSLPLINFPNLIDLKIEDCENMESLLVLGSESLKSLNYFEIGRCPNFASFPGEGLCMPNLTRFIIYDCDKLKTLPDQMETVFPKMEYLHISNCQQIESFPGGGMPPNLRTFYIKNCVKLLSNQAWECMDMVTSLEVWGPCEGIKSFPKESLLPPSLVSLHLYALSSLETLDCKGLLHLTSLQQLDIVKCQKLENIAGEKLPLSLKELNMCECPLLKQRCHKKDRQMWPKICHVRRIKIDYRWI from the exons ATGGCGATG TATAAGGATTCTTACTGCACTAAATTCATAGCTTGGACTAAAGCTTATATACGACACATTATTTTGTCTTTTGCAAGATTCAGTGATCCATGTTCTGATATTGATGTTTTTGAGACAGCCAAATTTCCAAGAACTTTCTTGCCGATCAATTATAGAGATTGTCCATTCAACAACGAAAAGGCACCACGTATTATAGTGTCTATGCTTAAGTACTTGagagttttaaattttagtaactTCCAAGGTGAGCTTGTTCTGCCTGATTCAATCGGTGAATTGATTCATTTGCGTTATTTAAATCTCAATGGTACATCTATAGCAATGCTGCCAGAATCATTGTGTAATCTGTACAATCTACAAACTTTGAAGTTGGGTTTTTGCTATAATCTGATTGAGTTACCTAGAAACATTCAAAATCTTGTAAACTTGCGTCATCTTCAAATTTTTAGTCCTTTCATAAAAGAAATGCCTAAAAGAATGGGGAAACTAAATCAATTACACGACTTGGATTGTTATGTTGTGGGCAAGGATAAAGAGAATAGCATTAAAGAACTGGGAGGACTTCCAAATCTCCATGGTTCGTTTTCTATTATGAAATTAGAGAATGTTACCAAAGGTGAAGAAGCACTAGAGGCCAGGATAATGGATAAGAAGCACATTACCTGTCTATATTTGATGTGGTCTCCTAATGATGATATCATCGACTTCCAAATTGAATTAGATGTACTCAGCAAGTTACAACCTCACCAAGATCTGAAATCGCTGAAAATAAGTGGTTATAGAGGAACAAGATTTCCAGAATGGGTGGGAAATTTTTCTTATCAAAATATAACTAGTCTAAATTTAGAACGTTGTAACAACTGTTGCATGCTTCCTTCACTTGGGCAATTACCGTCTCTCAGTAACCTTGTTATTTCAAACATGAATTTGGTAAAGGCTATTGATGCAGGCTTTTATAAGAAGGATGGTTGTTCATCTGTGACGCCCTTTCCATCCCTTGAATATCTATCCTTTTATAATATGCCTTGTTGGGAGGTGTGGAATGCTTTTGATTCAGAAGCTTTTCCTGTGCTCGAGGATCTTCATATTACAAACTGCCCCAACCTAAGGGGATATTTGCCAAAATATCTACGTGCTCTGAAAACACTCTGCATTGAAAATTGTGAGCTTCTTGTTTCTTCTGTCCCAATGGCTCCCACCCTTCGGAAGTTAAACATAGGTAAGAGTAACAAAGTAGCGTTTCATGAGTTTCCTCATTTGGTAAAAGATTTAAGGATAGAAGGAAGGCCAGTGGTAGAGTTCATGATGGAGGCCATCACTAACATCCAACCTACCTCCCTGCAATCATTAAGTTTGTGGAATTGTTCCACAGCCATATCGTTTCCAGGTGATCGTCTTCCTGCATCGCTGAAAAGTCTGTATATCCGTGGTTTAAAGAAGCTGAAATTTCCGGTGCAACACAAACACGAATTACTGGAGTCACTAACAATGATTAATAGTTGTGATTCCCTGAAGTCTCTCCCACTGATTAACTTTCCAAATCTCATAGATCTTAAAATCGAAGACTGTGAAAATATGGAGTCACTTTTGGTCTTAGGGTCAGAGTCGTTGAAGAGTCTGAATTATTTTGAGATAGGTCGTTGCCCCAACTTTGCATCATTCCCGGGAGAAGGATTGTGTATGCCCAATTTGACTCGTTTCATTATTTATGATTGTGACAAGTTGAAGACATTGCCCGATCAGATGGAAACTGTTTTCCCAAAGATGGAATATCTTCACATATCCAACTGTCAACAAATTGAGTCATTCCCTGGAGGAGGTATGCCACCTAACTTGagaacattttatataaaaaattgtgtgaaaCTACTGAGCAACCAAGCATGGGAATGCATGGACATGGTTACCTCTCTCGAAGTGTGGGGTCCATGTGAGGGCATCAAATCCTTCCCAAAGGAAAGTTTGCTGCCTCCCTCCCTTGTGTCTCTGCATCTATATGCTTTGTCTAGTCTGGAAACGTTGGATTGCAAGGGGCTTCTCCATCTCACATCACTCCAACAATTAGACATTGTAAAGTGTCAAAAGCTGGAGAATATTGCGGGAGAAAAGCTGCCTCTCTCTCTAAAAGAATTAAACATGTGTGAATGTCCCTTGCTGAAACAACGATGCCACAAAAAGGACCGTCAAATGTGGCCTAAAATCTGCCATGTCCGTCGCATAAAGATTGACTATAGATGGATTTAA